A genomic window from Microscilla marina ATCC 23134 includes:
- a CDS encoding response regulator has product MEKDIDLVLLVDDNDTDNFISKRIIEITKFAQRVEVRNSGKSALQYLEQYQDDPSNLPDIIFLDINMPIVDGFVFLFEFELFPEEVKKKCNIVILSSSNNKRDIARIVDNDHVIKFVTKPLTESSLQEVREIYRQEATNQQ; this is encoded by the coding sequence ATGGAAAAAGATATAGATTTAGTATTGCTGGTTGATGATAATGATACTGACAACTTTATCAGCAAACGAATTATTGAAATCACCAAATTTGCTCAAAGAGTTGAAGTAAGAAATTCAGGAAAAAGCGCACTGCAGTACCTTGAACAATACCAGGATGACCCATCTAATTTACCCGATATTATTTTTCTTGACATTAACATGCCCATTGTAGATGGCTTTGTATTTTTGTTTGAGTTTGAACTTTTCCCCGAAGAGGTAAAGAAAAAGTGTAACATTGTGATTTTGTCAAGTTCAAACAACAAGCGTGACATTGCCCGTATTGTAGACAATGACCACGTAATAAAGTTTGTAACCAAACCCCTGACTGAGAGCTCATTACAGGAGGTACGCGAAATTTATAGACAAGAAGCGACCAATCAACAATAA
- a CDS encoding DUF6483 family protein, with translation MIRRDYILKLIDQLVMALKKIRGLKDREFYEEALELIAEKKEAFLKIDATYLDQLSVEDLQVLLDNDIDRGKELWTFGVDLLFEEASIYDLLDNEPQVFRAYHQALTILTHLIKKYREVNINLFDKLAVAVAYLRDFRLPWQSYEKIIDYYKATQQFAHAEDMLFQMATTHIDQATALLQLGQMFYAELLAMDDQVLNTGKLPRSEVESGLKAFKQKIGGF, from the coding sequence ATGATTCGAAGAGATTACATTTTAAAGTTGATTGACCAATTGGTAATGGCGCTCAAAAAAATAAGGGGTTTAAAAGACCGTGAGTTTTACGAAGAAGCACTAGAACTGATTGCAGAAAAAAAAGAAGCTTTCCTAAAAATTGATGCAACATACCTTGATCAACTGTCGGTAGAGGATTTACAGGTATTGTTAGATAATGACATTGACCGAGGTAAGGAATTATGGACGTTTGGGGTAGATTTGTTATTTGAAGAAGCATCTATTTATGACCTGCTAGACAACGAACCACAAGTGTTTCGTGCTTACCATCAAGCGTTAACAATTTTAACCCATTTGATAAAAAAATACCGGGAGGTAAACATCAACTTGTTTGACAAATTAGCCGTTGCAGTGGCTTACTTGCGCGACTTTAGGCTACCCTGGCAAAGTTATGAGAAGATCATTGATTATTACAAAGCTACCCAACAATTTGCTCACGCCGAGGATATGCTATTTCAAATGGCTACTACCCACATTGATCAGGCAACTGCTTTGTTACAATTAGGACAAATGTTTTATGCCGAACTGCTCGCTATGGATGATCAGGTGCTTAACACAGGTAAACTGCCTCGCTCAGAGGTTGAAAGTGGCTTAAAAGCTTTTAAACAAAAAATAGGCGGATTTTAG